In Lagenorhynchus albirostris chromosome 14, mLagAlb1.1, whole genome shotgun sequence, one DNA window encodes the following:
- the TXNRD2 gene encoding thioredoxin reductase 2, mitochondrial isoform X2: MAMLLGPVGRFRWRVRAVPGGARGAAGRQCYDLLVIGGGSGGLACAKEAAQLGKKVAVVDYVEPSPRGTRWGLGGTCVNVGCIPKKLMHQAALLGGMIRDASHYGWKVAQPPHDWGKMAEAVQNHVKSLNWGHRVQLQDRKVKYFNFKASFVNPHMVCGVSKGGEETLLSADHIVIATGGRPRYPTHIEGALEYGITSDDIFWLKESPGKTLVVGASYVALECAGFLTGLGLDTTVMIRSVPLRAFDQQMASLVTEHMAVHGTRILRGCTPLRVERLSDGRLQVTWVDLASDKKDTGTFDTVLWAVGKP; encoded by the exons aTGGCGATGCTGCTGGGACCTGTCGGGCGCTTCCGGTGGCGTGTGCGGGCGGTGCCGGGCGGAGCGCGGGGCGCGGCAG GGCGGCAGTGCTATGACCTCCTGGTGATTGGCGGGGGATCCGGCGGCCTAGCCTGTGCCAAGGAAG CCGCTCAGCTGGGGAAGAAGGTGGCTGTGGTGGACTACGTGGAGCCTTCCCCCCGAG gcACCCGGTGGGGCCTTGGCGGCACCTGCGTGAACGTCGGCTGCATCCCCAAGAAGCTGATGCACCAGGCGGCGCTGCTAGGGGGCATGATCCGCGACGCCTCCCACTATGGCTGGAAGGTGGCCCAGCCCCCGCACGACTG GGGGAAAATGGCAGAAGCCGTTCAAAACCACGTGAAGTCCCTGAACTGGGGGCACCGGGTCCAGCTGCAGGACAG aaaAGTGAAGTACTTTAACTTCAAGGCCAGCTTTGTCAACCCACACATGGTTTGTGGTGTCTCAAAAGGTGGGGAAGAG ACTCTGCTTTCGGCCGACCACATTGTCATCGCCACCGGAGGGCGACCGAGGTACCCCACGCAC ATCGAAGGTGCCTTGGAATACGGGATTACGAGTGATGACATCTTCTGGCTGAAGGAGTCCCCTGGAAAAAC GTTGGTGGTTGGGGCCAGCT ACGTGGCCCTGGAGTGTGCTGGCTTCCTCACTGGGCTCGGCCTGGATACCACTGTCATGATACGCAGTGTCCCTCTCCGGGCCTTCGACCAG CAAATGGCTTCCTTGGTCACAGAGCACATGGCTGTTCATGGCACCCGAATCCTGAGGGGCTGCACCCCCTTGAGAGTGGAGAGGCTCTCAGACGGGCGACTCCAGGTCACCTGGGTGGACCTCGCCTCCGACAAGAAGGACACAGGCACCTTTGACACCGTCCTGTGGGCCGTAG